A single Henriciella sp. AS95 DNA region contains:
- a CDS encoding cytochrome c family protein, with the protein MKSFDGRFLRNSRSEKLAKESPLMPEFKTLFLATMASILVSACSPSEPAPAEPTRETSKTNAKTPPAASKDTTTPQGNEFAGLPAPYNEASYSLGRRTFKLCASCHTVKEGGQNLVGPNLYGIFGRRAGSLPDFKYSDALSNADIVWTPGHVDEWLSNPKSYLPGNNMSFVGVRKPADRTAVIAYLMLESGYETTPPDTSEDP; encoded by the coding sequence GTGAAATCGTTTGATGGTCGTTTTCTTCGCAATTCACGCAGCGAGAAGCTAGCTAAAGAGTCTCCCCTAATGCCGGAATTTAAAACACTTTTTTTGGCCACCATGGCCTCGATTCTTGTGTCAGCCTGTAGCCCATCAGAGCCAGCGCCTGCCGAACCGACTCGTGAGACCAGCAAAACCAATGCAAAGACTCCGCCCGCTGCCAGCAAAGATACCACTACGCCTCAAGGCAATGAATTTGCGGGCCTGCCGGCGCCTTACAATGAGGCCAGCTACTCCCTTGGGCGCCGGACGTTCAAACTTTGCGCGTCTTGCCACACAGTCAAAGAAGGCGGTCAAAATCTCGTCGGGCCAAACTTGTACGGGATCTTCGGACGGCGAGCCGGCTCCTTACCAGACTTCAAATATTCCGATGCACTCTCAAATGCCGACATTGTATGGACGCCCGGTCATGTGGACGAATGGCTTTCAAACCCGAAGTCCTACCTCCCCGGCAACAATATGAGTTTCGTGGGCGTCCGAAAGCCGGCAGACCGCACGGCCGTGATCGCTTATCTCATGCTTGAAAGCGGATATGAGACGACACCGCCCGACACTTCAGAAGATCCTTGA
- a CDS encoding SdrD B-like domain-containing protein, which yields MAVAPVAAAQTGVRSDSIRVSQPDAYVMSLERSFDDAAGEVDVPVEYRDVTVEGVVVSVRTRRTGDELDALLIDAEPIADALQGRFEMNESTLTYHRHQDGAVITMDFADGDVRSNGVLVGKLPSFEPIEKAGVWLGPNAIAVLTGTVVNQGLDGELIYALDKRLRPEFDLDVWVNGRPVDTFGNEARTVGPVLLVPLGPVAEALGHELRVEPGFVTVVRSQDSAVIKLDLASGLVSVNNTPRLVTPNMSFSDRNQLLLPFSAVETLTGTHITVTPGSNRIDISLDDRLGDAGLPGDAVSSGIGNTPLTPEALSYQLSDRGPVMAQFSSRVDRVNSRLTYESAGGMESRRELEPSWLSLDVQSLDGWVGSAGDYSERHRELSGVDVSRIRGLSYREQLDDGTLVAVAGGSTLTGTERLSDTASKPEFGGFAAGVRVLGADGSQELGASMKSLDGGETSAFVLSGQKVLDQNGKEGVLQSAYVSADVGHFDTKIGSGLDIRGRGQARYRITDQINAAITAYHVGEKFTASATDSAFQGVFDNRVGARTGGSVSTDWRSAKSWGLLQYVAVGARASVTHIGGSNDITAQSLVMSVSTRIGRDGPGVSIDIDQTRKEETDGVTDTTSVRARVFQRFDWGIVQASYDSQPAANTAEQAVVAVQGNPFRKSLGEGAYVSLAPSATLARTDGYTSLRVGASAAFSSGSRLGDKLTVDGQMSALPSVNPDDNDTRYFANLRARYLINKNTELTASYFDDLQGRNDLSVALRGTIAFNEPRQHALPLEDRGALTGTVFVDLNRDGIRQEIEPGVPGARLSVRGTRLSLATDRDGNFMIQNIKEGVSVISVSRQSLPLGYMVSDGQLSTATITSGRRTNVEIPIVMSGQVRGAVFVDMDGDGKAGPEDQRLEGQAIQLIDASTSKVSEAASASFGQYGFENLSAGKYRLRVMIGWQEFNVDVELADDDLLKVVPIAVPPALMGMEPPVDAALPDEIAAAA from the coding sequence ATGGCTGTGGCGCCTGTCGCAGCTGCCCAGACGGGTGTGCGCAGCGATTCGATACGCGTGTCTCAGCCAGATGCGTATGTCATGTCTCTGGAGCGTTCATTTGACGATGCAGCCGGTGAGGTCGATGTGCCGGTCGAATACCGCGATGTGACTGTCGAAGGTGTTGTCGTTTCTGTTCGCACGCGTCGCACGGGTGACGAGCTTGATGCACTTCTGATCGATGCTGAGCCTATTGCAGACGCCCTCCAAGGGCGGTTCGAAATGAATGAATCGACGCTCACATACCACCGTCACCAGGATGGCGCTGTGATAACGATGGATTTTGCGGATGGAGACGTCCGATCAAACGGAGTGCTTGTCGGCAAATTGCCCAGTTTCGAGCCTATTGAGAAGGCAGGCGTGTGGCTCGGGCCGAATGCGATTGCGGTTCTTACCGGCACGGTCGTCAACCAAGGCCTGGATGGCGAATTGATTTACGCTCTCGACAAGCGGTTGCGTCCAGAGTTCGACCTCGACGTGTGGGTCAATGGCCGCCCCGTCGACACCTTTGGCAATGAAGCCCGAACCGTCGGTCCTGTGCTCCTGGTTCCGCTTGGGCCAGTTGCTGAAGCTTTGGGTCATGAATTGAGAGTGGAGCCTGGTTTTGTGACTGTCGTCCGGTCGCAGGACTCTGCGGTCATCAAGCTCGATCTAGCGTCTGGATTGGTTTCAGTGAACAACACACCACGCCTTGTGACGCCCAATATGTCCTTCTCCGACCGGAACCAGCTCTTGCTACCGTTTTCAGCCGTTGAAACGCTTACGGGCACCCATATCACCGTTACGCCGGGCTCCAATCGCATAGACATCAGTCTTGATGATCGCCTGGGTGACGCTGGACTGCCGGGAGACGCCGTTTCGTCAGGGATCGGCAATACGCCCCTCACGCCCGAAGCGTTGAGCTATCAGCTTAGCGATCGCGGGCCTGTCATGGCGCAATTCAGTAGCCGCGTTGATCGCGTAAACTCTCGCCTCACCTATGAAAGTGCAGGCGGCATGGAAAGTCGTCGCGAGTTGGAGCCCAGCTGGCTGTCGCTGGACGTTCAGAGCCTTGATGGCTGGGTCGGCAGTGCTGGCGACTATAGCGAGCGCCACCGCGAATTATCTGGCGTAGATGTGTCGCGCATACGGGGTTTGTCATACCGCGAGCAATTAGATGACGGCACTCTGGTTGCTGTGGCCGGCGGATCAACTTTGACGGGGACGGAAAGACTGAGCGATACCGCTTCAAAGCCGGAATTCGGGGGATTTGCCGCGGGTGTCAGGGTCTTGGGGGCTGATGGTTCACAAGAATTGGGGGCGTCCATGAAGTCACTGGACGGCGGTGAAACATCAGCCTTTGTCTTGTCAGGCCAGAAGGTCCTGGATCAGAACGGAAAAGAGGGCGTTCTGCAGTCCGCCTATGTTTCGGCGGATGTAGGACATTTCGATACGAAGATCGGCTCCGGCCTCGATATTCGCGGTCGGGGGCAGGCGCGCTATCGGATAACGGACCAGATAAACGCTGCCATTACGGCCTATCATGTCGGTGAGAAATTTACGGCCTCAGCAACTGACTCTGCCTTCCAGGGTGTGTTCGACAACCGCGTCGGCGCCCGCACTGGAGGGAGTGTTTCGACCGACTGGCGCAGCGCAAAATCCTGGGGCCTCCTACAATATGTCGCCGTCGGTGCACGGGCCAGCGTCACCCACATTGGTGGCAGTAACGATATCACCGCGCAATCACTTGTCATGTCGGTCAGTACGCGCATCGGTAGAGACGGGCCGGGCGTGTCGATTGATATCGACCAGACCAGGAAGGAAGAAACCGACGGCGTAACCGACACAACCTCGGTTCGTGCGCGTGTGTTTCAACGGTTCGATTGGGGGATAGTGCAGGCGAGTTACGACTCTCAACCCGCTGCCAATACTGCCGAACAAGCCGTCGTGGCAGTGCAGGGTAATCCTTTCCGCAAGTCGCTTGGAGAGGGCGCATATGTTTCCCTTGCCCCGTCGGCGACACTCGCTAGGACTGATGGATACACATCGCTACGGGTCGGTGCGTCCGCCGCATTTTCCTCCGGATCAAGGCTTGGCGACAAGCTGACAGTGGACGGACAGATGTCGGCGCTACCCAGCGTGAATCCTGATGACAATGACACGCGATATTTCGCGAATCTGCGGGCTCGGTACCTGATCAACAAGAATACTGAGTTGACCGCGAGCTACTTTGACGACCTTCAAGGGCGCAACGACTTGTCCGTGGCGCTGCGCGGCACCATCGCGTTCAATGAACCGCGCCAGCATGCGCTGCCTCTCGAAGACCGCGGCGCTCTGACCGGCACGGTTTTCGTCGATTTGAACCGAGATGGAATTCGTCAGGAAATTGAACCAGGCGTGCCCGGTGCCCGCCTCAGCGTGCGTGGCACTCGCTTGTCCCTGGCAACCGATCGGGACGGCAACTTCATGATCCAGAATATAAAGGAGGGGGTGTCTGTCATATCGGTCAGCCGCCAAAGCCTGCCTCTCGGCTACATGGTGTCTGATGGCCAGCTCTCAACAGCGACCATCACAAGCGGTCGGCGAACAAATGTTGAGATTCCGATTGTGATGTCCGGCCAGGTCCGCGGTGCCGTCTTTGTGGATATGGACGGCGACGGAAAGGCCGGGCCAGAGGATCAAAGGCTGGAGGGTCAGGCCATTCAACTCATTGACGCTTCGACATCGAAGGTCTCCGAGGCAGCTTCAGCTTCTTTTGGTCAGTATGGCTTTGAGAACCTGTCTGCCGGCAAGTATCGTCTGCGCGTCATGATTGGCTGGCAGGAGTTCAACGTTGATGTCGAGTTGGCAGATGACGACCTGCTGAAGGTTGTACCAATTGCGGTGCCGCCAGCGCTGATGGGGATGGAGCCACCGGTTGATGCGGCTCTGCCAGACGAGATCGCAGCAGCAGCCTAA
- a CDS encoding P-II family nitrogen regulator yields MKKIEAIIKPFKLDDVKEALHAVGMQGMTVTEAKGFGRQRGHTELYRGAEYVVDFLPKLKVELVVADGSIPGAIEAISKAAHTGKIGDGKIFVSEVTEAVRIRTGETGEGAL; encoded by the coding sequence ATGAAAAAGATTGAAGCGATCATCAAGCCATTCAAGCTTGATGACGTGAAGGAAGCGCTTCACGCAGTCGGCATGCAGGGGATGACTGTCACTGAAGCAAAAGGCTTTGGACGCCAGCGCGGACATACTGAGCTGTATCGCGGCGCTGAATATGTTGTCGATTTTCTTCCCAAGCTGAAGGTCGAACTCGTCGTCGCCGATGGTAGCATACCTGGTGCGATTGAAGCGATTTCCAAAGCAGCGCACACCGGAAAGATTGGCGATGGAAAAATCTTTGTGTCAGAAGTAACCGAGGCTGTCCGGATCAGAACCGGCGAGACAGGCGAGGGCGCGCTCTAA
- a CDS encoding NAD(P)H-hydrate dehydratase, producing MEGHKYGRGHLGCVTGPTAATGAARLTARAGLRIGAGLVSLLSPPASVLVNATHATAVMVKPFQNEEELAALTAQMDCVVIGPGAGVSGTTARNVETVLDHAASAVLDADALTVFKDQPEHLFKRLQKPAILTPHEGEFERLFAGLLKDKGRELAAIEAAQKSGATIILKGAETIIASPDERPVINRHASPFLATAGSGDVLAGVVGGLMSQGMTSFDAACAGVWVHGEAGRNFGPGLIAEDLPEALPAILSRFYELRS from the coding sequence GTGGAAGGCCATAAATATGGGCGTGGACATCTGGGGTGTGTAACGGGCCCAACAGCTGCCACAGGCGCAGCGCGCTTGACGGCTCGAGCTGGCCTACGCATCGGCGCCGGCCTGGTCAGCCTTCTCTCGCCGCCCGCTTCGGTTCTGGTCAATGCCACCCACGCCACGGCGGTCATGGTAAAGCCCTTCCAGAACGAAGAAGAGCTGGCGGCGCTCACCGCACAGATGGATTGTGTCGTTATCGGGCCCGGCGCAGGAGTTTCAGGCACAACGGCCCGAAACGTTGAAACGGTATTGGATCATGCAGCATCAGCCGTCCTCGATGCGGATGCTCTCACGGTATTCAAGGATCAGCCGGAACATCTTTTCAAACGCCTGCAGAAGCCCGCAATTCTGACCCCTCACGAAGGAGAGTTCGAACGGTTATTTGCAGGGCTGTTGAAAGACAAAGGGCGTGAGCTGGCGGCGATTGAGGCGGCACAAAAGTCCGGCGCGACGATCATTCTAAAAGGTGCAGAAACGATAATTGCGTCGCCTGACGAGCGTCCTGTGATCAACCGTCACGCTTCACCTTTCCTTGCGACGGCGGGCAGCGGAGATGTATTGGCCGGGGTCGTCGGCGGTCTCATGTCTCAGGGCATGACCTCATTCGATGCGGCGTGTGCGGGCGTCTGGGTGCACGGCGAAGCGGGACGCAATTTCGGTCCGGGGCTCATCGCGGAAGATCTTCCCGAAGCCCTGCCGGCTATTCTCTCCAGATTTTATGAATTGAGGTCTTGA
- a CDS encoding MarR family transcriptional regulator, with translation MNNAAQAVTSEDTVAESFLKSLSLLEQAHRRLHDVVKDDLERGGERHLTGVQALLLYEIGDGETPASTLRARGAFAGTSLSYNIKKLQEGGYLLQARSEADKRTVHLRLTERGHKVRERVEGLFAKQANALEPTASVRPNDLTQLNKTVSRLERFWSDQIRFRL, from the coding sequence ATGAACAACGCTGCGCAAGCAGTGACCAGTGAAGACACGGTCGCTGAATCTTTTCTGAAATCTCTTTCCCTGCTTGAGCAGGCTCATCGCCGTCTGCACGACGTCGTCAAAGACGACTTGGAGCGGGGTGGTGAGCGTCACCTGACGGGTGTGCAAGCTCTGCTTCTTTATGAAATCGGGGATGGTGAAACGCCAGCTTCGACGCTGCGGGCTCGCGGTGCATTCGCAGGCACGAGCCTATCTTACAACATCAAGAAGCTTCAGGAGGGTGGCTACCTGCTGCAAGCGCGCTCTGAAGCCGACAAGCGCACCGTTCACCTGCGGCTCACAGAGCGCGGTCACAAGGTGCGCGAACGTGTCGAAGGCCTCTTTGCCAAGCAAGCAAACGCACTTGAGCCGACTGCGAGCGTCCGTCCGAACGACTTGACGCAGCTCAACAAGACGGTTTCCCGTCTCGAGCGCTTCTGGTCCGACCAGATCCGTTTCCGGCTCTAA
- a CDS encoding PilZ domain-containing protein encodes MEEHREYVRFQVNTSGTLILENGFKISFVVKDLSQRGAKLLLSNSVVVPENFVIEIVSPDRQKIKKCKAIKQWQRGPLLGVRLLSSETIAL; translated from the coding sequence ATGGAAGAACATCGCGAATATGTCCGGTTCCAGGTAAATACATCGGGCACCCTGATCCTTGAGAATGGGTTCAAGATTTCGTTTGTCGTAAAAGATCTTTCGCAGCGCGGAGCAAAGCTGCTGCTGTCCAACTCAGTTGTTGTTCCCGAAAATTTCGTGATCGAAATTGTGAGCCCTGATCGTCAGAAAATTAAGAAGTGCAAAGCGATCAAGCAATGGCAACGCGGTCCCCTGCTCGGCGTCCGCTTGCTGTCTTCGGAAACCATCGCTCTATAG
- a CDS encoding histidine phosphatase family protein → MIWLIRHGEAAASWGEAADPGLSKSGRKQAAAAAKELLRAPVEKVISSPMARCQETARAFSGQSGIEMETVHAVTEIPTPEGLEDRRAWLSNLMAGNWSAAPQVLKDWRSRLIATVEALPDNTAVFTHFVAINAIVGHLDGTQSVTVFRPGNCSITTLVRNGDKLAVQAMGGEAETKVL, encoded by the coding sequence TTGATCTGGCTTATTCGACACGGAGAAGCCGCCGCCAGCTGGGGTGAAGCGGCTGATCCAGGACTGTCCAAGTCAGGCCGAAAGCAGGCCGCGGCCGCCGCAAAAGAATTGTTGAGAGCGCCGGTCGAAAAGGTCATCTCCAGTCCAATGGCGCGGTGTCAGGAAACGGCGCGCGCCTTTTCGGGACAATCGGGGATCGAGATGGAAACGGTCCACGCAGTAACAGAAATCCCGACACCGGAGGGCCTTGAAGACCGCCGCGCCTGGCTGTCCAATCTCATGGCCGGCAACTGGTCCGCTGCGCCGCAAGTTCTGAAAGACTGGCGGTCCAGACTGATTGCGACGGTGGAAGCCCTACCCGATAACACGGCAGTCTTCACACACTTCGTGGCGATCAATGCCATCGTTGGGCACCTTGATGGAACTCAGAGCGTGACTGTCTTCCGCCCAGGCAATTGCTCCATCACAACACTCGTTCGAAATGGTGACAAATTGGCTGTTCAGGCGATGGGCGGCGAAGCAGAGACCAAAGTCCTTTAG
- the glnA gene encoding type I glutamate--ammonia ligase, whose product MAENLMKLMKEKDVEFVDLRFTDPRGKLQHVTFDKGMIDDDFFTEGQMFDGSSVAGWKTINESDMLLMPDTSAALIDPFFQQTTLAVICDILDPITGEAYSRDPRTTAKKAEAYLKQSGIGTTAYFGPEAEFFVFDDVKWSTEPHKTGYSFDSTELPANTDKEYPMGNMGHRPHAKGGYFPVPPIDSEQDMRSEMLSIMGEIGLEPEKHHHEVAPAQHELGMKFSTLTKMADNLQYYKYVIHNVAAQYGKTATFMPKPYFNDNGSGMHVHQSIWNGSSPTFAGDLYAGLSESCLFYIGGIIKHAKALNAITNASTNSYKRLVPGFEAPVMLAYSARNRSASIRIPFGSNPKAKRIETRFPDPTANPYLAFAALLMAGLDGIENKIHPGDAMDKDLYDLPPEEAKSIPQVCGSLREALESLDGDREFLKKGNVFDDDQIDAYIDLKMEEVERLQLHPHPVEFDMYYKI is encoded by the coding sequence ATGGCCGAAAATCTAATGAAACTCATGAAGGAAAAGGACGTCGAGTTTGTCGACCTGCGGTTCACGGATCCGCGCGGCAAGCTGCAGCACGTCACCTTCGACAAGGGCATGATCGACGATGACTTCTTCACGGAAGGTCAGATGTTCGATGGCTCGTCAGTTGCGGGTTGGAAAACGATCAATGAGTCCGACATGCTGCTCATGCCGGACACGAGCGCTGCGCTTATCGACCCGTTTTTCCAGCAGACAACCTTGGCCGTTATCTGCGATATTCTCGATCCGATCACGGGCGAGGCCTATAGCCGCGACCCGCGGACAACAGCAAAGAAGGCGGAAGCCTATCTGAAGCAGTCGGGAATCGGCACGACGGCCTATTTCGGACCTGAAGCCGAATTTTTCGTATTCGACGATGTGAAGTGGTCCACCGAGCCGCACAAGACTGGATATTCGTTCGATTCGACCGAACTGCCGGCCAATACGGACAAGGAATATCCAATGGGCAATATGGGCCATCGCCCACATGCCAAGGGCGGTTATTTCCCGGTGCCGCCAATCGATTCCGAGCAGGACATGCGCTCTGAAATGCTGTCCATCATGGGCGAAATTGGCCTGGAGCCAGAGAAGCATCACCACGAAGTGGCGCCTGCTCAGCACGAGCTCGGCATGAAGTTCTCGACCCTCACCAAGATGGCCGACAATCTTCAGTATTATAAATACGTGATTCACAATGTGGCTGCCCAGTACGGCAAGACCGCCACATTTATGCCGAAGCCATACTTCAATGATAACGGCTCGGGCATGCACGTTCACCAGTCGATCTGGAATGGCTCTTCGCCAACGTTCGCCGGCGATCTTTATGCTGGTCTGTCGGAGTCCTGCCTTTTCTATATCGGCGGCATCATCAAGCACGCCAAGGCTCTGAACGCGATCACCAACGCGTCCACGAACTCCTATAAGCGTCTGGTGCCGGGCTTCGAAGCGCCGGTTATGCTGGCCTATTCAGCCCGCAACCGCTCGGCGTCGATCCGCATTCCGTTCGGCTCGAACCCGAAAGCCAAGCGTATTGAAACGCGCTTCCCGGATCCAACCGCGAACCCATACCTGGCATTCGCAGCGCTTCTGATGGCTGGCCTTGATGGGATCGAAAACAAGATCCATCCGGGCGACGCCATGGACAAGGACCTTTACGACCTTCCACCGGAAGAAGCGAAGTCGATCCCACAAGTATGTGGATCGCTGCGTGAAGCGCTCGAAAGCCTCGACGGCGACCGGGAGTTCCTCAAGAAGGGTAATGTGTTCGACGATGACCAGATCGATGCCTATATCGATCTGAAGATGGAAGAGGTTGAGCGCCTTCAGCTCCACCCTCACCCTGTCGAATTTGACATGTACTACAAGATCTAG
- the tig gene encoding trigger factor → MECTETAEGLSRMYKVKVPASELQTRFDAKIEEIRPQMRLKGFRPGKVPAAHVKKMFGKSIMGEVVEAAMKESSEKAIADADIRPASQPNMHMESDMDAVLDGKEDLAFHMHVDIMPEFEPADTSKMKITRPVSEVDDAAIEEALGQVAENNQKFEARGKTAKARDGDAVLIDFLGKVDGEAFEGGAAEGHSLVLGSGSFIPGFEEQLVGAKAGDKKDVEVTFPEQYQAEHLAGKDAVFEVTVHEVRAPKTPEVDEEFAKGLGIDSLEELKKLITDQLQAELDNASRAKAKRALLDELDKAHDFELPPKMVDMEFDQIWQQLQAEMDAGRASDEDKDKPEDKLKEEYRAIAERRVRLGLVLAEIGRLQDIKISEQEVQQALIREAQRYPGQERQVIEFFQQNPNAMAQLRAPIYEDKVVDYLLENVKVTDKKVSKDELMKDDEE, encoded by the coding sequence ATGGAATGCACCGAAACCGCCGAAGGCCTCAGCCGCATGTACAAGGTCAAGGTGCCTGCAAGCGAACTGCAGACGCGCTTTGATGCCAAGATTGAGGAAATTCGTCCTCAAATGCGTCTGAAGGGCTTCCGCCCCGGCAAAGTACCTGCTGCGCACGTCAAGAAAATGTTCGGCAAGTCGATCATGGGCGAAGTGGTCGAAGCTGCGATGAAAGAATCCAGCGAAAAGGCAATTGCCGACGCCGATATCCGGCCAGCTTCCCAGCCGAACATGCACATGGAAAGCGACATGGACGCTGTCCTGGACGGCAAGGAAGACCTCGCCTTCCACATGCATGTCGACATCATGCCGGAGTTCGAGCCAGCCGATACGTCGAAGATGAAGATTACGCGTCCCGTCTCCGAAGTCGACGACGCGGCGATCGAAGAGGCGCTCGGCCAGGTTGCCGAAAACAATCAGAAATTCGAGGCTCGCGGCAAGACAGCGAAGGCTCGTGATGGCGACGCCGTGTTGATCGATTTCCTCGGCAAGGTTGACGGCGAAGCCTTTGAAGGCGGCGCAGCCGAAGGCCACTCGCTGGTCCTTGGGTCAGGCAGCTTTATCCCAGGCTTTGAAGAACAGCTTGTTGGAGCGAAAGCCGGCGACAAAAAAGACGTCGAAGTGACCTTCCCCGAACAGTACCAAGCCGAGCACCTCGCCGGCAAGGACGCCGTCTTTGAAGTGACCGTACACGAAGTTCGCGCGCCAAAGACGCCGGAAGTGGATGAGGAGTTCGCCAAAGGTCTCGGCATCGATTCTCTGGAAGAGCTGAAAAAACTCATCACCGACCAGCTTCAGGCCGAACTCGACAATGCATCTCGCGCCAAGGCAAAACGCGCCCTGCTCGACGAACTGGACAAAGCCCATGATTTCGAGCTGCCGCCTAAAATGGTGGACATGGAGTTCGATCAGATCTGGCAACAACTCCAGGCCGAAATGGATGCCGGCCGCGCCAGCGACGAAGACAAGGACAAGCCCGAAGACAAGCTGAAAGAAGAGTACCGCGCCATTGCTGAGCGCCGTGTTCGCCTTGGGCTTGTTCTGGCTGAAATCGGTCGTCTCCAGGACATCAAGATCTCCGAGCAGGAAGTCCAGCAGGCTCTGATCCGCGAAGCTCAACGCTATCCCGGACAGGAGCGCCAGGTCATCGAATTCTTCCAGCAGAATCCGAACGCAATGGCCCAGCTTCGCGCTCCCATCTACGAAGACAAAGTCGTCGACTATCTCCTCGAAAACGTCAAAGTCACCGACAAGAAGGTGTCCAAAGACGAGCTCATGAAAGACGACGAAGAGTAA
- a CDS encoding Coq4 family protein: MTAATMTNINPDRPQPKFRPLKAWMHMQRLIANKEDTEQVFLIIESLNGNHLLKDFERFVSTERGAAELRKRTYLPPLLDDHGPLYEMPEGSVGRVYAEFMEREGLTAAGLVAESEKRDTGWRDYDDDLLWYANRLRDTHDMFHILSGYGRDALGEATLLGFTHSQQGGLGVRFINFMGGRQIAKVAPKEADIKGVIREGRENGKRAKRIIEQDILALLPRPLDEVRAELGIAEPILYHRALKILADAGIEPLATAA, from the coding sequence ATGACCGCCGCTACGATGACGAACATCAATCCAGACCGTCCTCAGCCTAAATTCAGGCCGCTCAAGGCATGGATGCACATGCAGCGGCTCATCGCCAACAAGGAAGATACCGAGCAGGTCTTTCTGATCATCGAGTCGCTGAACGGCAATCATTTGCTGAAAGACTTCGAGCGGTTCGTCTCGACGGAACGCGGAGCCGCAGAGCTTCGAAAGAGAACGTATCTTCCCCCTCTTCTCGACGATCACGGCCCTCTTTATGAGATGCCAGAAGGCAGCGTCGGCCGCGTCTATGCGGAATTCATGGAACGCGAAGGGCTAACAGCAGCCGGCCTCGTTGCAGAAAGCGAGAAGCGCGACACTGGCTGGCGGGACTACGATGACGATCTTCTCTGGTACGCGAACCGTCTGCGCGACACGCATGATATGTTTCACATTCTGAGCGGTTATGGTCGCGACGCGCTTGGTGAGGCAACGCTTCTGGGGTTCACACATAGCCAGCAAGGCGGCCTCGGCGTGCGCTTCATCAACTTCATGGGCGGGCGTCAGATCGCGAAAGTCGCCCCCAAGGAAGCGGACATTAAAGGCGTGATCCGGGAAGGCCGCGAAAACGGCAAGCGCGCAAAACGAATAATCGAACAAGACATTCTTGCTCTGTTGCCGAGGCCACTGGACGAAGTGCGCGCTGAACTCGGAATTGCAGAGCCGATCCTGTATCATCGCGCCCTGAAAATTCTGGCCGACGCTGGGATCGAACCCCTGGCAACAGCAGCTTGA
- a CDS encoding GNAT family N-acetyltransferase, which produces MSEEALQDHVPLDVLEEAMRSERLDVARDDTGHAIGFTLVSIAPSGLYLDQVSVHPDHGKKGIGTLLMNNLTSKARKLGQPQIILSTFRDVPWNAPFYARLGYRIIRKQDYQPFMIEIETAQRPFMDVSKRVFMRKRVRKSFIRANRNA; this is translated from the coding sequence TTGAGCGAAGAGGCGTTACAAGACCATGTCCCGCTGGATGTGCTTGAGGAGGCCATGCGGTCTGAGCGTCTCGACGTCGCGAGGGACGATACCGGGCATGCTATCGGCTTTACGCTCGTCTCTATCGCGCCATCCGGCCTGTACTTGGATCAGGTGAGCGTGCATCCCGACCATGGTAAGAAGGGCATCGGCACGCTCCTGATGAATAACCTGACCTCGAAGGCTCGCAAGCTTGGCCAGCCGCAGATTATTCTTTCGACCTTCAGGGATGTACCTTGGAATGCACCTTTTTATGCAAGACTGGGCTACCGAATAATCCGAAAACAGGACTACCAGCCCTTCATGATTGAAATTGAAACGGCGCAACGTCCCTTTATGGACGTTTCGAAGAGAGTTTTCATGAGAAAGCGTGTTCGCAAGAGCTTCATTCGCGCTAATAGGAACGCATGA